A single Henriciella sp. AS95 DNA region contains:
- a CDS encoding histidine kinase: protein MTAINAPDGMFKTLGLGMQPTNRQYWLFQIAGWSAMALLSYLSLTVWYNPGQWTPVVHTILQSALGIFVSHPLRWVASGTWKWPLVPRILVNGACVIIASIVWTLLRLYSFTWMTGEPIPLADWGGWWFASVIVFGAWTFCYYALKYYQHWIREHQLAVEAQNTALKANEVAQRETLRRLEAEKQFRDAQLRMLKYQLNPHFLFNALNSVSWQVRKGDSGGATDMLARIGDYLRVTLDHSDEMQHTLADELETLDLYLSIEKVRFGDRLHTRLEVEDAARDAVIPSLLLQPLFENSVKFAVSKTTEPITASLDARRVGDELVMVIEDDGPGVGKQTSPSDDATRGIGLLNVEERLKSAYGEDFRFRHGPIEPHGYKVEISIPARGRSPQDRS from the coding sequence ATGACTGCTATCAACGCTCCCGACGGGATGTTCAAGACTCTTGGTCTCGGCATGCAGCCGACCAACCGCCAATACTGGCTGTTCCAGATCGCTGGCTGGTCGGCCATGGCGCTGCTCAGCTATCTCAGTCTGACGGTCTGGTACAATCCCGGGCAGTGGACGCCCGTCGTGCATACCATCCTGCAGTCGGCGCTGGGTATCTTTGTCAGCCATCCGCTGCGCTGGGTCGCGTCCGGCACGTGGAAATGGCCGCTTGTGCCGCGCATTCTGGTGAATGGCGCCTGCGTGATCATAGCGTCCATCGTGTGGACCCTGCTTCGCCTTTACTCCTTCACATGGATGACCGGTGAGCCTATCCCGCTCGCCGATTGGGGCGGCTGGTGGTTTGCGTCGGTGATTGTCTTCGGCGCGTGGACGTTCTGCTACTACGCCCTGAAATATTACCAGCACTGGATCCGCGAGCATCAGCTGGCCGTCGAGGCGCAGAACACCGCTCTGAAGGCCAATGAGGTGGCTCAGCGTGAGACCTTGCGCCGGCTGGAAGCTGAAAAGCAGTTCCGTGATGCACAGCTCAGAATGCTGAAATACCAGCTCAATCCGCACTTCCTATTCAACGCCCTGAATTCGGTGTCCTGGCAGGTTCGCAAGGGCGATTCGGGCGGGGCGACCGATATGCTGGCGCGGATCGGGGACTATCTGCGCGTCACGCTCGATCACTCTGATGAGATGCAGCACACGCTCGCCGATGAGCTGGAGACGCTGGATCTGTATCTCAGCATCGAGAAAGTGCGCTTTGGCGACAGGTTACACACGCGCCTTGAGGTCGAAGATGCGGCCAGGGACGCTGTTATTCCGAGCCTGCTGTTGCAGCCGCTCTTTGAGAACAGCGTGAAATTCGCGGTCAGCAAGACGACAGAGCCGATCACAGCGTCGCTGGATGCGCGGCGTGTCGGCGATGAACTTGTCATGGTCATCGAGGATGATGGACCCGGCGTCGGCAAGCAGACATCACCATCCGACGATGCCACACGCGGCATTGGCTTGCTCAATGTCGAGGAGCGTCTGAAGTCGGCCTATGGCGAGGACTTCCGGTTTCGCCACGGGCCGATCGAGCCGCACGGTTACAAGGTCGAGATCAGTATCCCCGCAAGGGGGCGCTCGCCGCAGGACCGGTCCTGA
- a CDS encoding LytTR family DNA-binding domain-containing protein — protein MLKTIVCDDEQPALELMESMLGEIDSVEIVGAYLSVRKAIERINAGGVDLAFLDIEMPDLSGMEATEAITADPKPLIVFATAHPEYAVEAFGIDAIDYILKPIDPHRVGKAVEKAERLRRLIAVNEAGENGAIEAAEIDEPAMLRIKDAGRYYFIPREDVVWIEAAGDYSLLHTSEKEAAVRRAIKLLEDELPGDQFVRVHRSAIISRSHIREIRMLQKGEAQILLTGDVKVRTSRSYKDVIQALIDER, from the coding sequence ATGCTGAAAACAATTGTCTGCGACGATGAACAGCCCGCTCTGGAGCTGATGGAAAGCATGCTTGGCGAGATCGACAGCGTCGAAATTGTTGGCGCCTACCTGTCCGTTCGCAAGGCCATCGAGCGGATCAATGCGGGCGGCGTGGACCTCGCCTTTCTCGACATCGAAATGCCGGACCTCAGCGGTATGGAAGCCACCGAAGCGATTACGGCCGACCCGAAACCGCTGATCGTCTTCGCAACGGCGCACCCGGAATATGCGGTCGAAGCGTTCGGTATCGATGCCATCGATTACATCCTGAAACCGATCGATCCACACCGGGTCGGAAAGGCCGTTGAAAAGGCCGAGCGCCTGCGCCGGCTGATCGCCGTCAACGAAGCGGGCGAGAATGGCGCGATCGAAGCCGCAGAGATCGACGAGCCGGCGATGCTGCGGATCAAGGATGCCGGCCGGTACTATTTCATCCCGCGCGAGGACGTGGTCTGGATCGAGGCGGCCGGCGACTACTCCCTGCTCCACACGAGCGAAAAGGAAGCCGCCGTTCGCCGCGCGATCAAGCTGCTCGAAGATGAACTTCCCGGCGACCAGTTCGTGCGCGTGCATCGCTCAGCGATCATTTCCAGATCGCATATCCGGGAAATCCGCATGCTGCAGAAAGGCGAAGCCCAGATCCTCCTGACCGGCGACGTCAAGGTTCGCACCAGCCGCAGCTACAAGGATGTGATCCAGGCCCTGATCGACGAGCGCTGA
- the bglX gene encoding beta-glucosidase BglX has translation MKLISLRTGAAVVAAFVMSSCAAVAKEPASVDEQVDALIAEMTIGEKVGQLTQFSDLGDTTGPAPNDDLQRRRRDLVTSGTVGSMLNTIGLEDIRTIQDYAVNESRLGIPVLFGYDVVHGYKTIFPLPLAEAASWDLEMMEQTARIAAAEAAADGLNWTFAPMVDIGRDARWGRVMEGAGEDPYLGSKIAVARVRGFQGDDLSDPLTIAATVKHLAGYGFAEAGRDYNTVDVGTVTVHNIMLPPFKAALEQADAATVMNAFNVLNGVPATGDRALQRDLVKGKWGFDGFIVSDWGSALEMINHGFAEDERDAALKAITAGSDMDMESYVYFNHLADLVEAGDVPMDMVDDAVRRILEVKFDLGLFDDPYLYIDEGRARETLMAPEHLDAARRMAERSIVLLKNDEDLLPLKQGESIALIGALAADKDSPIGNWRAMGESDSAVSLVEGFEEAGLSFTYEEGTALEIGDAGFANEVIVNMYDRSGFDAAVAAAQTADKVVIVLGEDGLQSGEGRSRAHLGFPGLQQELLEAVQAANDNVILVVMSGRPLVLSWADENVPAIVQAWHLGSESGHALTNVLTGAYNPSGKLPMSFPRAVGQLPIYYNHLNTGRPDEIPDVFWSHYIDEDNAPLYPFGYGLSYTDFAYSNLSVTPTSNGAAVEVSVQNTGDVAGEEVMQLYIRDLAASVSRPVRELKGFKKVALQPGETYTASFSLGPDELGFYNGAGEYLVEPGKFEVFVGGSSAATLTAEFDLETATAID, from the coding sequence GTGAAATTGATATCGCTGAGAACCGGCGCGGCTGTCGTCGCCGCCTTCGTCATGTCATCCTGCGCCGCCGTCGCCAAAGAGCCAGCCAGCGTCGATGAACAGGTCGATGCGCTGATCGCGGAAATGACAATCGGGGAAAAAGTCGGTCAGCTGACCCAGTTCTCCGATCTCGGCGACACGACCGGCCCTGCCCCGAATGATGATCTGCAACGCCGCCGCCGCGATCTGGTCACCTCCGGCACGGTCGGCTCGATGCTGAACACGATCGGCCTCGAAGACATCCGCACCATCCAGGACTATGCCGTCAACGAGTCGCGCCTCGGCATCCCGGTGCTCTTCGGATATGACGTCGTCCACGGCTACAAGACCATCTTCCCGCTCCCGCTCGCCGAAGCTGCGAGCTGGGATCTCGAAATGATGGAACAGACGGCCCGCATCGCCGCCGCCGAAGCTGCCGCTGATGGGCTCAACTGGACCTTCGCACCGATGGTGGACATCGGACGCGATGCCCGTTGGGGCCGGGTCATGGAAGGGGCCGGCGAAGACCCATATCTCGGCTCGAAGATCGCTGTGGCCCGTGTGCGCGGTTTCCAGGGCGATGATCTCTCAGACCCGCTCACCATCGCCGCCACAGTAAAGCATCTGGCCGGCTATGGTTTTGCCGAAGCGGGCCGTGACTACAACACGGTGGATGTCGGCACGGTCACCGTACACAACATCATGCTGCCGCCCTTCAAGGCCGCGCTGGAACAGGCAGATGCCGCAACGGTGATGAACGCTTTCAACGTGCTGAACGGCGTCCCGGCAACCGGTGACCGCGCCCTGCAGCGCGACCTCGTCAAAGGCAAATGGGGCTTTGACGGCTTTATCGTATCGGACTGGGGCTCAGCCCTCGAAATGATCAATCACGGCTTTGCCGAGGATGAGCGCGACGCGGCGCTCAAAGCCATCACCGCCGGGTCCGACATGGACATGGAAAGCTATGTCTATTTCAATCACCTCGCAGACCTCGTCGAAGCCGGCGACGTGCCGATGGACATGGTGGATGACGCGGTCCGCCGTATCCTCGAAGTGAAGTTCGATCTCGGCCTCTTCGACGATCCATACCTCTATATCGATGAAGGGCGCGCGCGTGAGACGCTGATGGCGCCGGAGCATCTCGACGCCGCTCGCCGCATGGCCGAACGCTCAATCGTGCTTCTGAAGAATGATGAAGACCTTCTGCCCCTGAAACAGGGCGAGAGCATCGCGCTCATCGGTGCGCTGGCCGCTGACAAGGACAGCCCCATCGGCAACTGGCGCGCCATGGGCGAGTCCGATTCGGCGGTCTCCCTCGTCGAAGGCTTTGAAGAGGCTGGCCTGTCCTTCACCTATGAAGAAGGCACGGCGCTCGAGATCGGCGACGCAGGATTTGCGAACGAAGTCATCGTCAACATGTATGACCGCAGCGGATTCGATGCCGCCGTGGCCGCGGCACAAACCGCCGACAAGGTCGTCATCGTGCTGGGCGAAGATGGCCTGCAGTCTGGCGAAGGCCGCAGCCGCGCCCATCTCGGTTTCCCCGGCCTGCAGCAAGAGCTGCTTGAGGCCGTCCAAGCGGCCAATGACAATGTCATCCTTGTCGTCATGAGTGGCCGCCCGCTCGTGCTCAGCTGGGCCGACGAGAACGTCCCGGCCATTGTTCAGGCCTGGCATCTCGGCAGCGAAAGCGGCCACGCCCTCACCAACGTCCTGACCGGCGCGTATAATCCAAGCGGCAAGCTGCCGATGAGCTTTCCGCGCGCCGTCGGCCAGCTGCCGATCTATTACAACCACCTCAATACCGGCCGTCCGGACGAAATCCCGGATGTCTTCTGGTCGCATTATATCGACGAAGACAACGCCCCGCTCTACCCGTTCGGGTACGGCCTCAGCTATACTGATTTTGCCTATTCGAACCTGTCGGTCACCCCCACCAGCAATGGCGCGGCGGTCGAGGTGAGCGTCCAGAACACAGGCGATGTCGCGGGTGAGGAAGTCATGCAGCTCTACATCCGCGATCTCGCCGCCAGCGTGTCGCGTCCAGTCCGTGAACTGAAGGGCTTTAAGAAAGTCGCCCTTCAGCCGGGTGAAACCTATACGGCAAGCTTCTCGCTCGGCCCCGATGAACTCGGCTTCTACAACGGCGCCGGCGAATACCTCGTCGAACCTGGAAAATTCGAAGTGTTCGTAGGCGGATCATCTGCGGCGACGCTAACCGCTGAATTCGACCTTGAAACTGCAACCGCGATCGACTGA
- a CDS encoding glycoside hydrolase family 16 protein, whose translation MTACTANPATAPVVSSSESDAQWTTVWFEDFGGDALDRSRWTADESCWGGGNNERQCYTDRPANIEVSDGVLKLKARKETYTAPINHPDRKSDDVTTQEYTSGKISTHNSAAWKHGKFSARMKLPAGQGTWPAFWMMPVDAEYGHWPLSGELDIMEAVNLGTPCDDCPTGTEVRTSGAAHFGELEPDNTYLFNKTSGLEPGSPADEWRVYSLEWGEGQIQWMVDGKIFMRLTADDWYTGAPEAEGREFAPFDQPFYLMLNLAVGGNLPEKSNGAGFDPASFPAELQVDWVKVETCDGDEATGLACLDDQEWTGTPMGPWEVQAR comes from the coding sequence TTGACGGCATGCACCGCTAATCCCGCGACCGCGCCTGTCGTTTCCTCCTCCGAATCCGATGCTCAATGGACCACAGTCTGGTTTGAGGACTTTGGTGGCGATGCGCTTGATCGCAGTCGCTGGACAGCCGACGAATCCTGCTGGGGCGGCGGCAATAATGAGCGCCAGTGCTACACGGACCGGCCCGCCAATATCGAAGTGTCTGACGGTGTCCTGAAACTCAAGGCGCGCAAGGAAACATACACCGCGCCCATCAACCATCCCGATCGCAAGAGCGATGATGTCACGACGCAGGAATACACCTCCGGCAAGATCAGCACGCATAACAGCGCAGCCTGGAAGCACGGCAAGTTCTCCGCGCGCATGAAGCTGCCCGCCGGCCAGGGCACATGGCCCGCTTTCTGGATGATGCCGGTTGATGCCGAATATGGCCACTGGCCGCTGTCCGGTGAGCTCGACATCATGGAAGCGGTCAATCTCGGCACGCCGTGCGACGACTGCCCGACGGGCACCGAAGTCCGCACATCCGGCGCCGCTCATTTTGGTGAGCTGGAACCCGACAATACCTACCTGTTCAACAAGACATCCGGCCTCGAACCGGGCAGCCCTGCCGATGAATGGCGGGTCTACTCACTCGAATGGGGCGAAGGCCAGATCCAGTGGATGGTCGACGGCAAGATCTTCATGCGGCTCACGGCCGATGACTGGTACACCGGTGCCCCCGAAGCAGAGGGCCGAGAATTCGCGCCCTTCGACCAGCCCTTCTACCTGATGCTCAACCTCGCCGTCGGCGGAAATCTCCCTGAGAAATCCAATGGCGCAGGCTTCGATCCGGCCTCTTTCCCGGCGGAACTGCAAGTCGACTGGGTCAAGGTTGAGACATGCGATGGCGACGAAGCGACCGGCCTCGCCTGCCTCGATGATCAGGAATGGACCGGAACACCCATGGGGCCTTGGGAGGTACAGGCCCGCTAA